From the genome of Verrucomicrobiia bacterium, one region includes:
- a CDS encoding single-stranded DNA-binding protein, which produces MNEAQALIAAARELSARVDHMRFKRPVTHVYNPLDYAWTAHAEYLRRFASGPKRVVFLGMNPGPFGMTQVGVPFGEVGMVRDWLGIEAPVGKPRHEHPKRPILGFACHRSEVSGRRLWGLFADRFGSPEKFFTNHLVVNYCPLTFLTETGANLTPDKLSRPEQKKLFAVCDEHLRQVLTVLEPEWLVGIGGFARNRGATLSDEFHLKLGQILHPSPANPMANRGWAQIVTNQLIEMGVWKK; this is translated from the coding sequence ATGAACGAAGCCCAAGCCCTGATTGCTGCCGCGCGGGAATTGTCGGCGCGCGTGGACCACATGCGCTTCAAACGCCCGGTCACGCATGTTTACAATCCGCTCGATTACGCCTGGACCGCTCACGCGGAATATCTGCGCCGGTTCGCTTCCGGGCCCAAGCGCGTGGTGTTTCTCGGCATGAACCCCGGACCGTTCGGCATGACCCAGGTGGGGGTGCCGTTCGGTGAAGTCGGCATGGTGCGCGACTGGCTGGGCATCGAAGCGCCGGTCGGCAAACCCCGGCACGAGCATCCCAAGCGCCCGATTCTTGGATTCGCCTGCCACCGCTCCGAAGTCAGCGGTCGCCGCTTGTGGGGCTTGTTCGCCGACCGTTTCGGAAGCCCGGAAAAATTCTTCACCAATCATCTGGTCGTCAATTATTGCCCGCTGACGTTCCTCACCGAAACGGGGGCCAACCTGACGCCAGATAAACTGTCCCGACCCGAGCAGAAAAAACTGTTTGCGGTTTGCGACGAACATCTGCGTCAGGTTTTGACGGTTCTGGAGCCGGAATGGCTGGTGGGCATCGGCGGCTTTGCGCGCAATCGCGGCGCCACGCTGAGTGACGAATTTCATTTGAAACTCGGGCAGATTCTTCACCCCAGTCCCGCCAACCCGATGGCCAATCGCGGCTGGGCGCAAATCGTCACGAATCAATTGATTGAAATGGGCGTGTGGAAAAAATAA